A genomic window from Pseudomonadota bacterium includes:
- a CDS encoding response regulator transcription factor, whose product MSHALVRVLVIDDDHHIGELLTLHLEDLGLKVTYAADGNRGLELALTDAYDLIMLDVMLPGRDGIEICREIRKRNIRASIIMLTFRGEEVDKIIGLEIGADDYVTKPFSIREVCARVKALLRRSGSSPERLEPALTIEGLTINPSSRNVSLHGKELELTSTEFDLLFYMAKSSGRAFTREHLLNAVWGYSSSAYEHTVNTHINRLRSKIEPDPTNPTFIQTVWGVGYKCIGKSDAVSRAA is encoded by the coding sequence ATGAGTCATGCCCTGGTTCGAGTTCTAGTTATTGATGATGATCACCATATAGGGGAGCTCCTAACGCTCCATCTTGAGGATCTTGGACTCAAGGTAACCTATGCCGCAGACGGGAACCGTGGGCTCGAACTAGCCCTTACAGATGCCTATGACCTGATTATGCTCGACGTGATGCTACCCGGTCGCGACGGAATAGAGATCTGTCGTGAAATCCGCAAACGTAATATCCGCGCATCGATCATAATGCTGACCTTCCGCGGCGAGGAGGTCGATAAGATAATCGGTCTAGAGATCGGTGCCGATGACTACGTAACGAAGCCCTTCAGTATTCGCGAGGTCTGCGCGCGGGTAAAGGCGTTGCTACGACGAAGCGGATCGTCTCCAGAACGGCTGGAGCCAGCGCTCACCATCGAAGGCTTAACTATCAATCCAAGCTCCCGTAACGTTTCGTTACATGGCAAAGAGCTTGAACTAACTAGCACCGAGTTTGATCTCCTGTTTTATATGGCAAAGAGCTCCGGCCGGGCCTTTACCCGTGAGCACCTACTTAACGCCGTCTGGGGATACTCCTCAAGTGCGTACGAGCACACGGTAAACACCCATATCAACCGATTACGTTCCAAGATTGAACCTGACCCAACTAATCCGACCTTTATTCAAACGGTCTGGGGCGTTGGATATAAGTGCATAGGTAAGAGCGATGCAGTTTCTAGGGCTGCTTAA
- a CDS encoding glycosyltransferase family 39 protein: MLLYILATRRYLYAMLKNDATTAWLFSRRIDLAIILLLVIIGASLRSTGLWHGIGFHPDERHMVQVTEALSKNHMNPKSFAYGSLSFYAAWGFAKLIAVFPGQVFSYDRIFFSGRLFCLIMGTLAIPLSYYLAILLYRRSAVGLVAATLMALNVFHLQLSRFFTSDVTLTTLSLISIIALIKAHQNGTLISYLIFGFCAGLATATKISSVFLFAPLLFVVSLSTLKEWGRLTSWRLPLASLAIALAAIMLTLATDYLVFLKGYPRILGYRLAPLPTLIPLSVPFLALAAVLMAKFSKSLSRLCAAICLCILIFVVAEPYAIIDFDTFSRQTREQTAMVQGLWRPPYTIQYAHTIPYLYHLKQMLWYTMGWPIFIVGALGILVTCAKMALEFVDKVLRRELLSTPFSSEIIPLIFMIVFFTATGYFQVKFPRYLLPLYPILFVFAAAILTPRRRVRRSVQP, translated from the coding sequence ATGTTACTATACATACTGGCAACGAGGCGCTACCTTTATGCCATGCTCAAAAACGATGCCACAACAGCCTGGCTATTTTCCCGCCGGATCGATCTCGCAATTATACTCCTGCTAGTGATCATCGGCGCATCCCTGCGCTCTACTGGGCTCTGGCACGGGATCGGATTCCATCCAGACGAGCGCCATATGGTGCAGGTAACCGAAGCCCTTAGTAAAAACCATATGAACCCCAAGTCGTTTGCATACGGGAGCCTCTCGTTCTACGCAGCCTGGGGCTTTGCTAAGCTAATCGCCGTCTTTCCAGGTCAGGTGTTCTCGTACGACAGGATCTTCTTCTCTGGGCGCCTCTTCTGCCTAATTATGGGCACCCTTGCTATACCTCTCTCATACTACCTGGCGATCTTGCTCTATCGCCGATCCGCCGTTGGGCTGGTTGCCGCCACACTGATGGCGCTTAACGTCTTTCACCTACAGCTCTCGCGCTTCTTTACCAGCGATGTGACCCTGACAACGCTCAGCTTAATCTCTATTATCGCCCTGATTAAAGCACACCAGAACGGCACCCTCATATCTTATCTTATCTTTGGTTTTTGTGCCGGCCTTGCAACTGCCACAAAAATTAGTTCGGTGTTTCTATTTGCGCCGCTTCTGTTCGTTGTCTCGCTTTCTACTTTAAAGGAATGGGGCAGGTTAACGAGCTGGAGGCTCCCACTGGCATCTCTTGCAATCGCTCTCGCAGCTATCATGCTTACTTTAGCTACCGACTATCTTGTATTCCTTAAGGGGTACCCCCGTATACTCGGCTACCGTCTAGCACCTCTACCGACCCTAATCCCACTCTCTGTGCCGTTTTTGGCGCTGGCAGCTGTGCTTATGGCGAAGTTCTCCAAGTCGCTCTCACGCCTATGCGCTGCGATCTGCCTCTGCATCCTCATCTTCGTAGTAGCGGAGCCGTATGCGATTATAGATTTTGACACCTTCTCTCGACAAACCCGTGAGCAAACCGCGATGGTTCAGGGACTCTGGAGACCTCCTTATACGATTCAGTATGCACACACGATTCCGTATCTTTATCACCTAAAACAGATGCTCTGGTACACGATGGGTTGGCCGATCTTTATTGTGGGAGCTCTCGGTATACTCGTAACCTGCGCCAAGATGGCCCTGGAGTTTGTCGACAAGGTGCTTAGGCGCGAGCTGCTGAGTACCCCTTTTAGCTCAGAGATTATCCCCCTTATCTTTATGATCGTATTCTTTACAGCTACCGGATACTTTCAGGTTAAATTTCCACGTTACCTGCTGCCCCTTTATCCGATCTTATTTGTGTTTGCCGCAGCTATTTTAACTCCTCGTCGGCGCGTACGGCGCTCCGTTCAGCCTTGA